From the genome of Passer domesticus isolate bPasDom1 chromosome 12, bPasDom1.hap1, whole genome shotgun sequence:
accccCGGGGACCTGCGCCACCCCCAGGGTGGCCCTGctgatgtccctgtccccgcaggTGTACTACAGCCTGTGGCGCAAGGTGCTCAAGGGTTTTTGGTGGCTGGTGGTGGCCTACACCATGCTGGTGCTCATCGCCACCTACACCTACCAGTTTGAGGACTTCCCCATGTACTGGAGGAACATTACGGGCCTCAATAATGACCAGTGAGTGTCCCCTACCCGCTGTGGGgtccctgctggcaccagcCCTGAGGTGGCACCCGGGCATGGCCAAGGGCTGGGTTGCACCTGGGGAAACCGAGGCACGGAGCAGGTTGGGGTTGAGCCCTGGTGTGGGGGCTCAGTGCCTGCTTGGGGTGGGATGGGTGAGACCCCGTGCTGaccctcctgtccccatccaGGCTGAGCGACATGGGCCTGCAGCAGTTCAGCGTCTCCAAGCTCTTCTCCAGCATCCTCATGATGGGTTTCTTCCTCCTGGCCTGCATCCTCCAGCTCCACTACTTCCACGAGCCCTTCATGCTCATGACTGACCTGCAGCACATCCGCCCCCCCTCTCCGGCCCCCGACCACATCCCCAGGTGGGAGCGGGTGCTGGGTGACCCCCCTGCAGCCCGAGCCCCCCGTGCCTGCTCTGAGCCCCCTTCCCACAGGTGTGAGGAGCTGCACGGGAGCCGCCTGCTGCGGGACGTGGCCTCGGCCGAGAGCGCCCGGTCCCGAGACTCGGACACGGCGTCCCTGGgtacagggcagggctgggagggggtgTCCTGCAGGCCAGGAGGGGCCTGGGAGGGTAGGGAGATGGGCTTGGGTTGGTATCTGAGTGTGGGAGGGTGTGGAGATGGATTGGGGCATCCTCCAAGCCTGGAAGAGACTTTCAGGGGATGGATTGGGGTGTCCTTCAAGTCTGGGAGGGTgtggggatggactgggatgttCTCTGAGCCAGGAACgggctgggaggggatgggggtggACTGGGGTGTCCTGAAAGCCGGGGTGGGACCAGCGTAGTGCAGGGATTTATTGGGGTCTCCTCCGAGTCTGGAAGGATGCAGGGATGGATTGGGGTGCCCTCTGAGCCAGGAAGAAGCTGGAGGTTGCAGGGCTGGATTGGGTTGTTGTCCAGGTGTTGGGGAGCTGTGGGAATGGACTGGGGAGGACACAGGGGATGGGTTGGGGTGTCCTCAGAGCCAGCGAGGCTGCAGGGGTGTCCATGTCCCACAGCATCCAACAAATGggggctggtgctggagcgCCTGGTCGTGCTGGGCCGCACCTTCTCGGACATGGTGACGCGCGGGGAGGTCTTCATGAGGCGCCTGCTGGAGCTCCACGTCGTCAAGATGGTGGCTCTCTACACTGTCTGGGTGGCCCTGGAGGAGGTACCCCGGGggcgtggggctggggggctcagctgggccccCCCAGGTGCTGACACGGCCTCTGCCCCAGGTCTCGGTGATGAActtcctgctggtgctgctgtggacCTTGGCCGTGCCCTACTGCCGCTTCCGCCACATGGCCTCGTGCCTCTCCACCGTCTGGACCTGCATCATCATCGTCTGCAAGATGCTCTACCAGCTCGAGGTCGTGGACCCCCACGAGTACTTCAGCAACTgcacccaggtgtgcccagcgGGGCTGGTTTTTGGGGGGCTCCCTGGCTGGGGGGGGAGCCTGGGGGGCGCTGACCCATCCCCCGGtgctcccctctgcagcccctaCCCAACAGCACCAACCTgacccctgaggagctgggcaACTCCACGCTGTACCGCGGGCCCGTGGACCCTGCCAACTGGTTCGGCATCCGCAAGGGCTTCCCCAACTGGGGATACGTCAAGGTGGGCACGGGGAGGCCGTGGGCACCACCCGGAGGGGGCTCCCGGCTCCACGGCGTGGTGCTGAGCGTGCCCTGCTCCCCCAGAACcacctgctggtgctgctgctgctggtgttcGAGGCCGTGGTGTACCGGCGCCAGCAGTACCACCGCAAGCAGCACCAGCTGGTGGCCCCCGTCACCGAGACCGTCTTCGAGGACATCTCCCGCGAGCACCTGGACCTCGGCCTCGTCAGCTGCGCCAAATACTTCGTCAACTACTTCTACTACAAGTTTGGCTTGGAGGTGGGAGCGGGGGCGTTGTTGGGGGGGCCCAGCGCTCACGGCATGCCGGTGCTGAgcccccctgctcccccagatCTGCTTCCTGATGATGGTGAACGTGATCGGGCAGCGGATGAACTTCCTGGTGATCCTGCACGGCTGCTGGCTCGTGGTGATGCTgacgcggcggcggcgcgcggccATCGCCCGCCTCTGGCCCAAGTACTGCCTCTTCCTCGTCATCTTCTTCCTCTACCagtacctgctgtgcctggggatACCGCCCGCCCTCTGCATGGGTaaggggggcacggggggcaccCCGCCTTTCTGTGGGGCGCCGCTGGcctgccctgggaaggggctgggggggaggcCTGGCGCTGATGGTGCCCCCTGCTCCCCAGACTATCCGTGGCGCTGGAGCAGCACCATTCCCCTCAACTCGGCCCTCGTCAAGTGGCTCTACCTGCCCGACTTCTTCGAGGCTCCCAAATCCAGCAACCTCATCAGTGAGTAGCCCCCTGCCCATGTGGTGTCCTGTCCCCCTACTCCAGCCCCTGGCATCCCCTGCTTTTGGGGTGACACAGCCCATGACACCCCCTGGCCCCCCTActccagcccctggcacctctGTGCCCATGGGGTGCCCTGTCACCCTCCTCCAGCCCCCCTGACCTCTGGGACCTCCCCAGCCATCGTTTGGGTCCATCCTGCCTCCAGGAGGGgggaaggacaggcaggaggggtGGAGGAGCTTTAAGAGCCCCACTCCTTTGGAGGTAGAGCTTAAACCACACACACCCCATTGGAGAAGGAGTCATGGCAAACCCCACCTTGTTTTGGGGAGATTTAATTGTTGTCCCACCCCTTTTTGGGAAAAGGAGGGGCCTGGAGAGATCCACAGTGGGTTAGAGAGGAGGAGGGGCCGGGGAAAGCCTGGAGGGAATCAGTGAGCTCCCCATCCTGGGCAGCATGGGGGtgccccagcctgggggcagggtttggggggcaGCAGCGTTTTGGGGAAGGCTgtggcccgggctgagccctgttcCCCCAGACgatttcctgctgctgctgtgcgcGGCCCAGCAGTGGCGCGTCTTCGAGGCCGAGCGCTCGGAGCCGTGGCTGCAGGCGGCCGGGGACAACTCCGACCGGCTGgacctggagcaggagcaccaCAACCCCACCCCAAACTTCATCTACTGCAAGTGGgtgcccccagcacagcacccccGCCGGGGCTGGGCCTTCCCTGTGGGCAGAGAATGGGGCGCCCCTCTGGGATGGCATCCCTGGGGGTATGGGCGGGGTGGGACCCAGCTGGGATGAGACCCCTTGGGGTGTGGACACAATGGAATCCCACCCTTGGGATGCCAAACTTTGGGGTGTGGGCAGGATGGGCTCCCTCCCTGGGGTGGAACCCTTTGGGGTAGAGACAAGATGAGATCCCACCTTTGGATGGCAAAGCTGGGAGGGGACCCCGTGAGGTGTGGGTGGGATGGGACCTTCAggcagtgggggctgctgggctgggatcctcTAGAGTGGGACTGGAACCCCTTTGGGCCAGGGTCCCTTTGGACATGACTCCCCTGATGAAGCAGGGACACCCTGAGGCTCTTCTGGAAGGACATGAGGTGGTCCAGGCCACCCCTGGTGATGGTGCTGGACCCTCACAGGCTTTGTGCCATAAACTGGGACAAAACCCTTTGTCCCCTATGACAGGGCTGGTGGGGGGACTGGGACCGTGCTGGGGAGGGACAAGGCCCTGCTGTGACCACCCCACCCGCAGGTCCTACCTGGACATGGCGAAGGTGGTGGTGTTCCACTACTTCTTCTGGGTCGTCCTGGTGGTGGTCTTCATCACCGGCACCAACCGCATCAGCCTCTTTGGGCTGGGCTACGTGCTGGCCTGCTTCTACCTGCTGCTCTCGGGCACCGCCATGCTGCGCAAGCCGGCCCGCGCCCGCCTCGTGCTCTGGGACTGCCTCATCCTCTACAACATCGCCGTCATCATCTCCAAAAACATGCTCTCGGTGCGTTGTGGCCCACGGGCTTCTCCTCGGGTCACCGTGGGTGTCCCCGGGGTGTGACAGAGCCGTGCGTGCCCTCTCTGCCCGCAGCTCCTGTCCTGCGTGTTCGTGCAGCAGATGCAGAGCAGGTTCTGTTGGGTGATCCAGCTCTTCAGCCTCGTCTGCACCGTCAAGGGCTACTACAACCGTGAGttgctgggctggggggcttggggctgcAGGTTTGGGCTGCTGCCTGACCTGCCTGCACCTCTGCCTGCCAGCCAAGGCGATGCCCAAGGACCACGACTGCACGCTGCCCGTGGAGGAGGCCGGCATCATTTGGGACAGCAtctgcttcttcttcctcctgctccagcgCCGCATCTTCCTCAGCTCCTACTACTTGCACGTCATGTGGAACCTCCGAgcctctgccctgcaggctTCCAGGTGGGGTTGGGGTCCTGGAGGGTCCCCGTGGGTGCCGGGGGCTCCCCTGACCCTccactgtccctgtgccccaggggtGTGGCCCTGTTCAAGGCCAGCATCCTGAAGAGCCTGCGCTCGCACCAGCAAGCCGAGAGGAAGTCGCTGGACCAGCTGAAGCGGCAGTgagtgggttttggggggcactgggacacctctccctgcagctggggacacccctgtgTACGGGGTGCCCCGGGGGCCTGGGGGAGCGGGCTCTGCAGCATCCCCTGCCTCCAGGATGGAGCGGATCCGAGCCAAGCAGCAGAAgtaccaccaggagcaggccaCCAGCACGGGGCAGGAAGGAGCCACAGCAGGTGAGAGCCAGGGGGTCCCTCCCGTGTCCCCAACCCCTCGGCGCACACAGGTGTCACTGTGACCTTTTGCCAACACCCATCCTGGTGGAGCCCCGTGGAGCACTGTGGTGACCcctggtgcccccagccccccgagGCGGGGtgggtgccctgggcagggccctgctcagccctgtgtgccatcccacagctcctggtGGCCCCACAGACCCATCCCGGCAGAGGCAGCGGTGGTGGAGGCCATGGTTGGACCACGCCACAGGTACAGCCCTGGCACGGGGCTCAGCCCCTCGGGGAGGTCCCTCCGCCGGCACCGCTAACACCCACAGGGACACTGGTGGCACTGCTTGGCCAGGGTGACACCCTgcatgtcccctgtccccaggctcgGCCGCAGAGCACTAACCATGGCttctctgccccccagcactaACGGGGTGTTGGACTGGGGGTGccaggctgggtttggggtcgCTGACGTCGGTCACCTCCGAACGCTGGCGCCGCTTTGGGGACGTGGCAGTTGAGTCGTTGGCTTTGATGTCCCCATGGGTGTCCCCGGTGCCAGGCAGCGCCCTGGGAGATGGCAGCGGGGACAGCCTGGGGTGTGACACCCCTGCCGTGGCCCCGGCTGTGCCATGACACCCTGTGTcccccctggcagtgctgcattCCGGGGAATATTTCCTCTTCGAGTCGGacagcgaggaggaggaggaggtgcaggaggagccACGGCCGGGGAGGCCCAGCGCCTtccaggtgagcagggctggggactgcagagcagccagagggctggcagtgtccccagggtgctgaTGGCCCCTGTCCCCCTCCAGCTGGCCTACCAGGCCTGGGTGACCAACACCAGGACGGTGCtgcggcagcaggagcagcccgaGCAGCCGCGGCCCCCCAGCACCGACAGCGCTGCAGGTGGGTGTGACACcccaaaatggggctgggggggacacagccctgcctggcgcccaccctgtgccctggcagggcGCTCCCAGCGTGTGTGAGGACTCTCTGGTGGTTACAGTGGGGTTTGGCACAAGCTGTGCAGCTTCTTTGGTGCCCACCCTGGTTGTTGAGGTGGTtgtggggggacaggggagggggtGGTGGATGATAGAGCCCCAAAAATGATGTTCATCCTTCCTTGGGGGATGCTGGGGAGGCCTGGGTGGGCACGAGTGACCCTCCAGGCCCCTTCTTGCCCTGGCAGAGAGACGCAACGTCTTGCAGCGGGTGCTGAACATGCTGAGgttcctgtggctgctgtgccaggccctggTGGACGGGCTGACCCAGTGGCTGGACAACCAAACCCGGGAGCACACGGACATGTCGCAGGTCCTGTGCCTCGAGAGATTTGTCATGGCAGAGCGGCTGGCCAGGGTGAGCccggggggacagcggggcgCGGGGGGTGGCAGCACACGGTGGCACTGAcgtcctgcctgccacagggaGAGCAGATAAACCAGGAGTTCCCAGATGAGCTCTACGAGAGAGAGCTGCCACCAgtggagctcctgcagcagctgagctcGCCCGGCTCCTTGGCTGcagactctcaaagcagcactTCCAGGCAGGTGCATAGACAGCCCCGAGGGggcagctggcagtgccacaggtggggcagggggcttgcccctgtccctctgtcaccCCCAGCAGGTGCCTAAGAGCTGCCCCTCcttccagcagccaggagcaggtGATAAACGTGGAGGACGTGGCTGATGCTCAGCAGTTCCTGGCTGTTCCCCAGCAGCGCAGGCGCACTGCCAGTGAGCTCCTCAAGAGCAGGTGCACAGAGGGacggggggacatggggacagcaggatggCGGGTGGCAGGGGGgctcaccccagccctgcatccTGCAGGAGGTTGTGTGTCTCGGAGCTGGAGCAGTCGGAACAGTTCCACCGATCCCACAACCGcttcctgaagctgctgctggccgggtACCGCTTCGGGACCGGCCACTCCGAGCTGCTCTGCTACTTCACCATCATCCTCAACAACATGGTCACCGGCTCCCTCATCTCCCTCTTCCTGCCCATCCTCGTCTTCCTCTGGGCCATGCTTTGCAGCCCCCGGCCCACCAAGCGCTTCTGGGTGACCGCCATCGTCTTCACCGAGGTGGGCAGGGGGTGGCCAGAGAAGGGACGATGCCACCTGGCCCCCGCTGGCACCCGCTGACCCCAGCGTCCCCACAGATGATGGTGGTGGTGAAATACCTCTTCCAGTTTGGCTTCTTCCCCTGGAATGGCTACATCACCCTGCTGCGCAACGAGGGCAAGCCCTTCTTCCCACCACGCATCCTGGGCTTTGAGAAGTCCATCCACTACATCAAGTATgacctcctgcagctgctggccctcTTCTTCCATcgctccctgctgctggtgaGCCCTGGGCCGTGGGTGGGCCTTTggggggagctggagctgctcctgggggctctgcaggtgctgggtGGCTCTGCCGTGGTTCCCCACCAGTGCTGGTGGGAGTTGATGCTGCAGGGTGGGGAGTGaggtgtgtggggctggggggcccCTAACCACGTCCATCTGCAGTCCTATGGGCTGTGGGACCGGGAGAAGACGATGGATGAGAAGCACGAGagcaaggaagaggaggagaagccGGAGGAAGCCGTGTCCCCACCGCCAGAGGTGGctgaggaagggctggaggctccagcccagccaggagcacTGGAAGAAGCAGcctcagggctggagctggagggcGAGTCTGTGGAGCAGGACGAGGGGACCGAGGCCACGCAGCTCCGCTTCAGGAGGAAGCAGGGCAGGAAGACAACGGAGATGGTTTCAGTGGAAGGTGAgcaccagctcccagccctcgTGCCCTGCTGAGGAGCAAGGCTGGCACCCCCAGGGTGCTGGGGCCGGGCAGGACGTGGCCCTGCAGGACCCTGGCTGTCACCCACGCTGTGCCTCACTTCAAGGGggcgaggaggaggaagaggaggaggaggagtctGAAGAGAGCCACGCTCACAGGAAGCTGAAGGCGTTTGGCTTGCGGGTCAAGGGCTTCTTCCTCACCATGTGAGTCGCGGCGGTGCCGGTTGgggtgggggctgtggggcGCGGTCCCTGTcacctgtcccgtgtcccctgtccctgcagggcacagaacGTGTACCAGCCAGTGTGCCAGTTCTGCCGGGACACCCTGGACACGCAGAGCCGTGCAGCCACCGACGTCTACGCCTACATGTTCCTGGCTGACGTGGTCGACTTCATCATCATCGTCTTCGGCTTCTGGGCCTTCGGGGTGAGCGGGGAGTCCCACGGGGCCCTGACTGTCCTGCCTGCACCACGGGGTGAGGCCGGGCCACATCCTGACCTCTCCTGCACCCCAGAGACACACGGCGGCCGCCGACATCACCTCCTCGCTGTCGGAAAACCAAGTGCCGGAGGCTTTCCTGTTCATGCTGCTCTTCCAGTTCAGCACCATGGTCATCGACCGCGCGCTCTACCTCCGCAAGACCGTGCTGGGCAAGCTCGTCTTCCAGGTCATCCTGGTCTTCGGCATCCACATCTGGATGTTCTTCATCCTGCCCTACGTCACGCAAAGGTGCGTCCCAAAGGATTCCCTGCGTGGCACCTTGGTGTCCCCGAGCCCGCGTGGTGgcccaggctgggggctgaAGGGTGACACGTTCCTCCCGCAGGATGTTCCGCCACAACACGGTGGCCCAGCTGTGGTACTTTGTGAAGTGCATCTACTTTGGACTGTCGGCCTACCAGATCCGCTGTGGCTACCCCACCCGCATCCTGGGCAACTTCCTCACCAAGAAATACAACCACCTCAACCTCTTCCTCTTCCAGGGGTAGGGCACGGGGCCGCAgggagccctgggcaccccGAGGGTGCCGTACCActgccctgtccccgtgtcccccccaggTTCCGCCTCGTGCCCTTCCTGGTGGAGCTGCGGGCCGTCATGGACTGGGTGTGGACGGACACCACGCTGTCCCTCTCCAACTGGATGTGTGTGGAGGACATCTACGCCAACATCTTCATCATCAAGTGCAGCCGGGAGACTGAGAAGGTACAGCCCCTATGCCAGGCAGGGTCCCTCACTGAACCACTTTTGGGGTCCCCCTGAGCCCACCCTACACCGTGTGCTGTCTCCCCCGACCCCAGAAATACCCCCAGCCCAAGgggcagaagaagaagaaggtggTGAAGTACGGCATGGGCGGCCTCATCATCCTCTTCCTCGTGGGCATCATCTGGTTCCCGCTGCTCTTCATGTCCCTGGTGCGCTCCGTGGTGGGCATCATCAACCACCCCATCGACGTCACCGTCACCCTCAAGCTGGGGGGGTACGAGGTGAGCATCTGGGGGTGGCTGTTGGGGTGCCCGGTGGGACACCAGGGTGCCATGCCTGGCtgatgtccccctgtcccctccagcctCTGTTCAGCACGAGCTCCCAGCAGCAATACATCCAACCCTTCACCTCGGAGGACTACGATGAGCTCACCAAAGAGTTTGAGAGCCAGCCGGTAAATCcctccaccccaaaacccccccaaaaccccctgctggctgcccggggcaggggctgagccgTGTCCCCGCTGCTGGCAGTTGGCCATGCAGTTCATCAGCCTCTACGACGTGGACGACATTGTGACCGCCCGCATCGAGGGCAGCTCGGGCTCGCTGTGGAGCATCAGTCCCCCCAGCCGCGAGCAGATGCGGCTGGAGCTGCAGAACGGCTCCTCCGACATCACCCTGCACTTCAACTGGATCTTCCAGAGGTACCTGGGGCACGGCCAGGGAGGAGCCAGGCCTGCCCGCAGCCCCCTGCCCACACTGAGCCTCTCGTGCCCGCAGGGACCTGGGCAAGGGGGGCACGGTGGAGAACGCCTACGGCAAACACGACACAGACCTGGAGCCCGGCGCGCCCCAGCGCCTGCAgctggcccagctgctggatGGCACCAggagtgagcccgtgtgagtgTCCCCTGAGGGGGTGGCGGGACCCCTGCGCTCAGTGGGATGGTGTAACACCCCGCCATCACTCCACTTTCTTGCAGGCAATTGCTAAACCTCTTCCCCAAATACATCCGGGCTCCCTCCGGCCTCGAAGCTGAACCTgtcaagcagctgctgccaggtaGGTCCCAACATGTCCTCCACAAGGAAACCAGCACTGGTCTCCCCACAACAATGTCCTCAGTCCCCGACATCCCAGAGATCCAACAACCCCCATGAGCCACGTCCCCAGATGTTACTGTCCCCCTCTGTGTCCTCAACACAACGTCCCCAATGAGTCCCGGTGTGTTCCTCCCCAAAAAATCAGCACTGGAAGCACACCTGATGGTGCCAGCCCCTGCGGACAGTGAGGACACGAGTCCCACTGTGTcactccccccaaaaaaattgtCCTTAAGAGCACAGCAGCCACTGTGCGGTGCCCTGACGGTGTCACCCCCTGCAGATGACGAGGACAGCTACCTGGATGTGGAGGTGCATCTGAAACAGGAGCGCAGGGGCTCTGGCCCTGGCGAGCACTTTGTGGAGTGGTGGGTGCTGAGGCAGAAGAACGCCCCAGCCCGCGAGGGCAACATCCTCCCCATGATCATCTTCAACGACAAAGTCAGCCCCCCCAGCCTGGGCTTCCTGGCTGGCTACGGGTACGTGCAGGGTGCCAGGGTGCGGGGGGCATGCGGAGGGACTCGCTGGTGGGACCCAGGGTGTGCCCCCCTCCTGCAGGATCATGGGGCTCTACGTGTCCGTCGTGCTGGTGATCGGCAAGTTCGTGCGCGGCTTCTTCAGCGAGGTCTCGCACTCCATCATGTTCGAGGAGCTGCCCTACGTGGATCGCATcctgaagctgtgccaggacaTCTTCCTGGTGCGGGAGACGGgcgagctggagctggaggaggagctcTACGCCAAGCTCATCTTCCTCTACCGCTCGCCTGAGACCATGATCAAGTGGACGCGGGAGAAGGAATaaggggaaggggctgcagcccccccTGACAGGGACATCACCGCCAATGCCTTAACCAGCCCCCCCCCAGCTGGGGCCGTGTCCCGGCCCGGGAGGCAGGGGGATGGATGTGGGGTTCTGGGCACTCCCGTGGAGGGAGGATGTTTTCCTGGATGTTTTTCTTACATTGATTTGAAGCCGTCCGACCTGCACGGACCACGTTGTGCCTTCCCAGGAAGGGGGGACAGGAGGtggccccccccccccacccactgggcacccctggctgccaGGTGGGGTTGGGGGGGTCAAGAGCCAGCCCATGCCCCCTCCCTGccggccccagccctgctccagaacCAGGTTGAACTCGAGCAATAGCCCCCCAAcccccagctccaggatggGGGTCCTGGGTTGTGGCCCCCCATGTTTGAGGAGGTCTGGCAGCCCCAGTTGGACTTTAGACACTTGTGActttgggtttgtgtttttttttaataattcaaatgttttatttatacaGATACCGAATAAAACAAACTTGAGGCCTCCCTGGCTGacaggcagctggggcagggaggtgggaggggACCAGGGACCTGCACCCCAGCCCCCAATAAATGGGGATgggggctc
Proteins encoded in this window:
- the PIEZO1 gene encoding piezo-type mechanosensitive ion channel component 1, whose protein sequence is MNRRGLCQGLYWLLLPLALLAACLFRYNVLSLVYLLFLLLLPWFPGPSSRFTTGHSSRILKALLGISLLFLLAHLVFQICLYTLPVLDQLLGPSCSSWEVLARHIGVTRLDLSDILNSVRLVAPDVGILLVSSLSLCLCRRLSPATSRGNPEALESSEWREEKDAARQRRAAHRDSRLRSRLRSKAHSLLWEAGKGLAILLLALAGITLPSASSSVYFLLFMGLCTWWACHLPFSHQAFSVLCVLVGIYSACHLLCLYAYQTPFVQGVFPPPTIWARVFGFKDIILYYNCSQPNTLNLNKSHPWPVYANPGILFLLYYTVATLVKLRWRDAKRTVAPARPRPRDLVELESWPQDTHHVAEDTKPMLSPSTGKPSVSTENCTVHNLNTRRRHPSAWLPLRSLGHILMKQSYVSALIAMMVWSIMYHSWLTFVLLLWACLIWTVRSRRHFAMLCSPFLVLYAIALCCLHYVWAMDVVAELPTHISFMQLQPLGLVHRSYPCMALGAKLLLTLTFWMLLRRFVTEKVLTRRAPAMPLLEVSVTETETSQMRDVLHRLGDVVRNFFPKFWICVCAAKFIVVTFAGRLVLYKIVYMLLLLLCLMLFQVYYSLWRKVLKGFWWLVVAYTMLVLIATYTYQFEDFPMYWRNITGLNNDQLSDMGLQQFSVSKLFSSILMMGFFLLACILQLHYFHEPFMLMTDLQHIRPPSPAPDHIPRCEELHGSRLLRDVASAESARSRDSDTASLASNKWGLVLERLVVLGRTFSDMVTRGEVFMRRLLELHVVKMVALYTVWVALEEVSVMNFLLVLLWTLAVPYCRFRHMASCLSTVWTCIIIVCKMLYQLEVVDPHEYFSNCTQPLPNSTNLTPEELGNSTLYRGPVDPANWFGIRKGFPNWGYVKNHLLVLLLLVFEAVVYRRQQYHRKQHQLVAPVTETVFEDISREHLDLGLVSCAKYFVNYFYYKFGLEICFLMMVNVIGQRMNFLVILHGCWLVVMLTRRRRAAIARLWPKYCLFLVIFFLYQYLLCLGIPPALCMDYPWRWSSTIPLNSALVKWLYLPDFFEAPKSSNLINDFLLLLCAAQQWRVFEAERSEPWLQAAGDNSDRLDLEQEHHNPTPNFIYCKSYLDMAKVVVFHYFFWVVLVVVFITGTNRISLFGLGYVLACFYLLLSGTAMLRKPARARLVLWDCLILYNIAVIISKNMLSLLSCVFVQQMQSRFCWVIQLFSLVCTVKGYYNPKAMPKDHDCTLPVEEAGIIWDSICFFFLLLQRRIFLSSYYLHVMWNLRASALQASRGVALFKASILKSLRSHQQAERKSLDQLKRQMERIRAKQQKYHQEQATSTGQEGATAAPGGPTDPSRQRQRWWRPWLDHATVLHSGEYFLFESDSEEEEEVQEEPRPGRPSAFQLAYQAWVTNTRTVLRQQEQPEQPRPPSTDSAAERRNVLQRVLNMLRFLWLLCQALVDGLTQWLDNQTREHTDMSQVLCLERFVMAERLARGEQINQEFPDELYERELPPVELLQQLSSPGSLAADSQSSTSRQEQVINVEDVADAQQFLAVPQQRRRTASELLKSRRLCVSELEQSEQFHRSHNRFLKLLLAGYRFGTGHSELLCYFTIILNNMVTGSLISLFLPILVFLWAMLCSPRPTKRFWVTAIVFTEMMVVVKYLFQFGFFPWNGYITLLRNEGKPFFPPRILGFEKSIHYIKYDLLQLLALFFHRSLLLSYGLWDREKTMDEKHESKEEEEKPEEAVSPPPEVAEEGLEAPAQPGALEEAASGLELEGESVEQDEGTEATQLRFRRKQGRKTTEMVSVEGGEEEEEEEEESEESHAHRKLKAFGLRVKGFFLTMAQNVYQPVCQFCRDTLDTQSRAATDVYAYMFLADVVDFIIIVFGFWAFGRHTAAADITSSLSENQVPEAFLFMLLFQFSTMVIDRALYLRKTVLGKLVFQVILVFGIHIWMFFILPYVTQRMFRHNTVAQLWYFVKCIYFGLSAYQIRCGYPTRILGNFLTKKYNHLNLFLFQGFRLVPFLVELRAVMDWVWTDTTLSLSNWMCVEDIYANIFIIKCSRETEKKYPQPKGQKKKKVVKYGMGGLIILFLVGIIWFPLLFMSLVRSVVGIINHPIDVTVTLKLGGYEPLFSTSSQQQYIQPFTSEDYDELTKEFESQPLAMQFISLYDVDDIVTARIEGSSGSLWSISPPSREQMRLELQNGSSDITLHFNWIFQRDLGKGGTVENAYGKHDTDLEPGAPQRLQLAQLLDGTRSEPVQLLNLFPKYIRAPSGLEAEPVKQLLPDDEDSYLDVEVHLKQERRGSGPGEHFVEWWVLRQKNAPAREGNILPMIIFNDKVSPPSLGFLAGYGIMGLYVSVVLVIGKFVRGFFSEVSHSIMFEELPYVDRILKLCQDIFLVRETGELELEEELYAKLIFLYRSPETMIKWTREKE